A window of the Mannheimia granulomatis genome harbors these coding sequences:
- the pth gene encoding aminoacyl-tRNA hydrolase codes for MTQIKLIVGLANPGAKYEETRHNAGEWLINEIARMYNVSLKDEAKYFGKVAKINTPQGEVRLLVPTTFMNLSGKAVGALANFFRIKPEEILVAHDELDLPPGSVKLKQGGGHGGHNGLKDIIAALGNNKEFYRVRIGIGHPGHKDLVANYVLGKPAPAEKELINAVVDESSRCIDILLKEGVTKAMNRLNGFKA; via the coding sequence GTGACACAAATTAAATTGATTGTCGGGCTTGCTAACCCCGGAGCAAAATATGAGGAAACCCGTCATAATGCAGGGGAATGGCTGATAAATGAAATTGCCCGTATGTATAATGTAAGTTTGAAAGATGAGGCGAAATATTTCGGTAAAGTGGCAAAAATCAATACTCCTCAAGGCGAGGTACGTTTATTAGTGCCTACTACCTTTATGAATCTGAGCGGTAAGGCAGTTGGGGCATTGGCGAATTTTTTTCGCATCAAGCCGGAAGAAATTTTAGTTGCTCACGATGAGTTGGATTTACCGCCCGGTTCGGTCAAGTTGAAACAAGGTGGGGGACACGGTGGTCACAACGGCTTAAAAGATATTATTGCTGCTCTTGGCAATAATAAAGAATTTTACCGTGTCAGAATTGGTATTGGGCATCCCGGTCATAAAGATCTGGTCGCAAATTATGTGCTGGGCAAGCCGGCTCCTGCAGAAAAAGAGTTAATCAATGCGGTAGTGGATGAAAGCAGCCGTTGTATTGACATTTTATTAAAAGAAGGCGTAACTAAAGCGATGAACCGCTTAAATGGGTTTAAAGCCTAG
- a CDS encoding D-alanyl-D-alanine carboxypeptidase family protein codes for MKKLLPLMIAAMVLSACSSQPAKKQSPRIKASAAYIPTENSAYVVFDLNQKKFLEGKNFNLVRPIASVTKLMTAVVFLEENRYGNSCQTQILPSDADFLKGTTSPLPKNINIACSELLKAMLVRSDNYAAHALAHATHLNKAQFLARMNSKAREIGMTQTYFSDSSGLSSDNVSTVIDLAKLAGYAAGKKEIQQLSNSPLVSVYAGGQYIPMKNTNSMVRSQSYQALVSKTGYTREAGYNLAFIAKGDCKGKRIGVVSLNNSNATARTYFTESMLAKYQCIANPFRQYG; via the coding sequence ATGAAAAAACTACTTCCTTTAATGATTGCAGCGATGGTGCTAAGTGCCTGTTCTTCCCAGCCTGCAAAGAAACAAAGCCCTCGTATTAAAGCTTCGGCTGCTTATATCCCGACTGAAAATTCAGCCTATGTGGTATTTGATTTAAACCAGAAAAAATTTTTAGAGGGTAAGAATTTTAATTTGGTTCGCCCGATTGCTTCTGTCACTAAATTAATGACCGCTGTGGTTTTCTTGGAAGAGAACCGCTACGGTAACAGTTGTCAAACGCAAATTTTGCCGTCGGATGCGGATTTTTTAAAAGGCACAACCAGCCCTTTGCCGAAAAATATCAATATCGCTTGTAGCGAATTACTTAAAGCGATGTTAGTACGTTCCGATAATTATGCTGCTCACGCATTGGCACACGCCACACACTTGAATAAAGCTCAATTTTTGGCACGAATGAATAGTAAGGCACGCGAAATCGGTATGACTCAAACCTATTTTAGCGACTCCTCCGGGCTTTCTTCAGATAATGTTTCAACAGTAATTGATTTGGCAAAACTTGCCGGTTATGCTGCAGGTAAAAAGGAAATTCAGCAACTTTCTAATTCGCCTTTAGTGAGTGTTTATGCCGGTGGGCAATATATTCCGATGAAAAATACGAATAGTATGGTGCGTTCACAATCTTATCAGGCTTTAGTCAGTAAAACAGGATACACTCGTGAGGCAGGTTATAATTTAGCCTTTATTGCTAAAGGTGATTGTAAAGGTAAGCGAATTGGTGTGGTAAGCCTTAATAATAGTAATGCTACAGCTCGTACTTATTTTACTGAATCGATGTTAGCTAAATATCAATGTATAGCAAATCCGTTTAGACAGTATGGTTAA
- the ychF gene encoding redox-regulated ATPase YchF: MGFKCGIVGLPNVGKSTLFNALTKAGIEAANYPFCTIEPNTGVVPMPDPRLDALAEIVKPERILPTTMEFVDIAGLVAGASKGEGLGNKFLANIRETDAIGHVVRCFENDDIVHVAGKIDPADDIEIINTELALADLDSCERAIQRLQKRAKGGDKDAKFELSIMEKILPVLENAGMIRSVDLDKDELHAIKGYNFLTLKPTMYIANVNEDGFENNPYLDRVREIAEKEGAVVVPVCAAIESEIAELDDEEKVEFLQDLGIEEPGLNRVIRAGYRLLNLQTYFTAGVKEVRAWTVSVGATAPKAAAVIHTDFEKGFIRAEVIAYQDFIDNKGEAGAKEAGKWRLEGKDYIVQDGDVMHFRFNV, translated from the coding sequence ATGGGATTTAAATGTGGAATCGTTGGTTTACCGAATGTTGGTAAATCAACCCTTTTCAACGCATTAACAAAAGCAGGTATTGAGGCAGCGAACTATCCGTTCTGTACTATTGAGCCAAACACCGGTGTGGTGCCAATGCCAGATCCGCGTTTAGATGCGTTGGCGGAAATTGTCAAACCTGAGCGCATACTTCCAACAACTATGGAATTTGTGGATATTGCAGGTCTGGTTGCCGGTGCGAGTAAAGGTGAAGGGTTAGGGAATAAATTCTTAGCGAATATTCGTGAAACCGATGCAATTGGTCACGTTGTACGTTGTTTTGAAAATGATGATATTGTTCATGTAGCAGGTAAAATTGATCCGGCTGATGATATTGAGATTATCAATACTGAATTAGCCCTTGCTGACTTAGATAGCTGTGAGCGTGCGATTCAGCGTTTACAAAAACGTGCAAAAGGTGGCGATAAAGACGCTAAATTTGAATTATCTATTATGGAAAAAATCTTACCTGTACTTGAAAATGCAGGGATGATTCGCTCGGTTGATTTAGATAAAGACGAACTTCACGCTATTAAAGGTTATAACTTCTTAACTTTAAAACCAACTATGTATATTGCTAACGTAAACGAAGATGGTTTTGAAAATAACCCATACCTTGATCGTGTACGTGAAATTGCGGAAAAGGAAGGGGCAGTTGTTGTGCCGGTATGTGCAGCGATTGAATCGGAAATTGCAGAACTTGATGATGAAGAGAAAGTTGAATTTTTGCAAGATTTAGGCATTGAAGAGCCGGGCTTAAACCGTGTAATTCGTGCCGGTTATCGTTTGCTAAATCTGCAAACCTACTTTACCGCAGGGGTAAAAGAAGTACGTGCGTGGACGGTTTCTGTCGGTGCAACTGCACCAAAAGCAGCAGCGGTTATTCATACTGACTTTGAAAAAGGCTTTATCCGTGCTGAAGTGATTGCTTACCAAGATTTTATCGATAACAAAGGTGAAGCAGGAGCTAAAGAAGCCGGAAAGTGGCGCTTGGAAGGGAAGGATTATATCGTTCAAGATGGCGATGTTATGCATTTCCGTTTCAATGTGTAA